A genome region from Streptomyces antimycoticus includes the following:
- a CDS encoding metallopeptidase family protein, with protein MRGPIAPPQVPLSVSRAESFVDLVQDSAERLERRWPQLSGVDFTVLEVPTSGLGGPGSGGGPDGHGGPDGWDGESVPLGRFIAARGDTPDRIVIYRRPVEIRAKNRDERALLVHEVVVEQVAELLGLAPESVDPRYGQE; from the coding sequence ATGCGCGGCCCTATCGCGCCGCCCCAGGTGCCGCTCTCGGTCAGCCGCGCGGAGTCCTTCGTCGATCTGGTACAGGACTCGGCCGAGCGGCTGGAGAGACGCTGGCCACAGCTCTCCGGAGTGGACTTCACGGTACTGGAGGTACCCACGTCGGGACTGGGCGGCCCGGGGTCGGGCGGGGGCCCGGACGGGCACGGCGGACCGGACGGCTGGGACGGCGAGTCCGTGCCGCTCGGGCGCTTCATCGCGGCCCGCGGGGACACGCCGGACCGGATCGTGATCTACCGCCGCCCGGTCGAGATCCGGGCGAAGAACCGGGACGAGCGGGCGCTGCTGGTGCACGAGGTCGTGGTCGAGCAGGTGGCGGAGCTGTTGGGGCTGGCCCCGGAGTCCGTGGACCCGCGGTACGGACAGGAGTAG
- a CDS encoding DUF5719 family protein, which produces MNRTTLSLIGAATALAAVTGVAALTGGSSDDPDSAAKAATRLPVQRSTLLCPTPSSSEVSSTTYTAYTPKRDGVDAKDGTAELLPAQNPADDVADPGGDDGGKDDKNGKDDKKGGQASPGGDKPVLPLKEPGKPVTTDVDSEGAPALIGTADGRFAPGWTVQQTTTIDAGSGRGILGTACTAPDTDFWFPGVSTDRNRQDFVHLTNPDDAAAEVDLKLYGPSGRLKPSTDESITVPPRSTVPVLLSTLTDQRAASASLRVTARTGRLGAAVQAVDQKAGSDWLPASAVPSTSVAIPGIPKDATSARLVVFAPGADDADLKVRLAGPNNSITPAGHESLHVKSGMTTAIDLGDVTKGEPGSLLLTPEGGDGPATPVVAGLQVTRGKGSDQETAFIPATGAIERSATAADNRTKGSTLSLVAPGATAKVRITASAGAGGGSPVSKTYEVKGGTTQALEPPRPASGKGPYAVTVERLSGGPVHASRMLALPQGGVPMFTIQSLPDDRGMVAVPEAGQDLSLLNDD; this is translated from the coding sequence ATGAACCGCACCACCCTGTCCCTGATCGGCGCCGCCACGGCCCTGGCCGCCGTCACCGGCGTCGCGGCCCTCACCGGGGGCTCCTCCGATGACCCGGACTCCGCCGCGAAGGCCGCCACCCGGCTGCCCGTGCAGCGCTCGACGCTGCTGTGCCCGACGCCCTCCTCCTCGGAGGTGAGCAGCACCACCTACACCGCCTACACGCCCAAGCGGGACGGCGTGGACGCCAAGGACGGCACCGCCGAACTGCTGCCTGCACAGAACCCCGCCGATGACGTGGCGGATCCCGGCGGCGATGACGGCGGTAAGGACGACAAGAACGGTAAGGACGACAAGAAGGGCGGCCAGGCGTCCCCGGGCGGCGACAAGCCCGTACTGCCGCTGAAGGAGCCCGGTAAGCCCGTCACCACCGACGTGGACAGCGAGGGCGCCCCCGCGCTCATCGGCACCGCCGACGGCCGCTTCGCGCCCGGCTGGACCGTCCAGCAGACCACCACGATCGACGCGGGCAGCGGACGCGGCATCCTGGGCACCGCGTGCACGGCGCCCGACACGGACTTCTGGTTTCCCGGCGTCAGCACCGACCGGAACCGCCAGGACTTCGTCCATCTGACGAACCCGGACGACGCCGCCGCCGAGGTGGATCTGAAGCTCTACGGACCGAGCGGCCGGCTGAAGCCCTCGACCGACGAGTCGATCACGGTCCCGCCGCGCTCCACCGTGCCGGTCCTGCTCTCGACCCTCACCGACCAGCGGGCGGCCAGTGCCTCGCTCCGCGTGACGGCCCGCACCGGCCGGCTCGGCGCCGCCGTACAGGCCGTGGACCAGAAGGCCGGTAGCGACTGGCTTCCGGCCTCCGCGGTGCCCTCGACGAGCGTGGCGATCCCCGGCATCCCCAAGGACGCCACCTCGGCACGCCTGGTCGTCTTCGCGCCCGGGGCCGATGACGCGGACCTCAAGGTGCGGCTGGCCGGGCCGAACAACTCGATTACCCCCGCCGGCCATGAGTCACTGCACGTCAAGAGCGGGATGACGACCGCGATCGACCTCGGCGACGTGACCAAGGGCGAGCCCGGCTCGCTGCTGCTCACCCCCGAGGGCGGCGACGGTCCGGCCACGCCGGTGGTGGCCGGGCTCCAGGTGACCCGGGGCAAGGGGAGCGACCAGGAGACGGCGTTCATCCCCGCGACCGGCGCGATCGAGCGCAGCGCCACCGCGGCCGACAACCGCACCAAGGGCTCGACGCTCTCCCTGGTGGCGCCGGGAGCGACCGCCAAGGTGCGGATCACCGCCTCCGCGGGCGCCGGCGGCGGCAGCCCGGTCAGCAAGACCTACGAGGTCAAGGGCGGCACCACCCAGGCCCTGGAGCCGCCGCGCCCGGCCTCGGGCAAGGGCCCGTACGCGGTGACGGTCGAGCGGCTCTCCGGCGGCCCCGTGCACGCCTCACGGATGCTGGCGCTGCCGCAGGGCGGGGTGCCGATGTTCACGATCCAGTCGCTGCCGGACGACCGGGGCATGGTCGCGGTGCCCGAGGCGGGCCAGGACCTGTCCCTGCTCAACGACGACTAG
- a CDS encoding glycosyltransferase family 2 protein, translating into MSVHSHQAAQYPAANAAFAPAQEPAQTPAYPRHVVTAVLVAHDGARWLPDALSGLLGQERPVQGVIAADTGSADDSARLLTETLGDERVLHMARRSGFGTAVAEAVRTAPVLGPEELTYLKRPSGWDPVNRTWRDDAYDLPELPHGEPVQWLWLLHDDCAPEPDALAELLRVVDAELTANREPAIVGPKLRGWYDRRQLLEVGVSIARSGRRWTGLERREQDQGQHDQVRPVLSVSSAGMLVRRDVWEELGGFDARLPLMRDDVDLCWRAQAAGHQVLIAPDAVLRHAEASARERRPIDCVGRSVANPHRVDKAGAVYTLLVNTRGALLAYVMLRLLFGTLLRTLAYLVGKVPGQALDEVAGLFGILLRPGRILAARKRRGRPAAEPSELRPLFPPPGATVRATVEQVASNIGGRSEPELSSGGRHGAVESGPGGDDADFLEIEQFARLKRIARKPGPMLFLVLLVVSLVACRDLLGAGALAGGALLPAPAHVSELWSSYVDGWHPVGTGGTQSAPPYLAALAALGTVFLGSTGFTLTLLLVCSVPLAGFIAYFASRPLVESRLLRAWGSVAYAFLPAATGALAGGRLGTAVLAILLPLMARAAAAASGFTSNGTRLPSWRAAWAYALLLTFTMAFTPVVWPMALLLGAGVLVLRHRQSGTEQLMGYGLRFLTVVVTPLVVLAPWSLDLLTDPARFLEEAGLDRGAGSATALDLLALSPGGPKGGGTLLLLGFVLAALAALMRGERQTVVRTAWVVALTGFLFAAFTGGSGWAGPATLVYGLALLTAGVVGAENARERVAAQSFGWRQPVALLIAVATVAAPLYAAVSWMVSGADGPVGRRDPSQVPAFVAAESATEDQARTLVLGGGSSAAHADYALVRGSGARLGEGELAAAGGADTRLDGVVANLIAGSGADQTRQLGGYAVRYVYVQKGAPSEMERVLNATPGLTQLSREHGGVLWRVDQRVSRVSIVPAESSGRPAGGAAAKPVHVASGPVEAHTTVPDGTAGRVLRIADRSAPDWQATLDGKPLKATTVDGWAQGFELPATGGRLDLTYDTPITHTAWVWAQGLLAVVLLVLALPGRRRNVDDDLPDAEAAAAVITAEDLAGDGRRARRLRAAAEAQAVQAEATQGRPDADPAAADAMPPRPDEIPPQPGEPPLQPPAEPAAMGDPYGDQAVANDPYGDQAVANDPYGDQTAAGDPYAAVPHQQQAVPHQQQYGQQWDAQTYADAGYGQYPAGQYQGEQYQGEQYQGEGYPGQYPGGQYPAGDYQGDYQDTGYPAGYQEGQYQEGQYPADPYAGGQYADPYGYDQQQPYPDGGYPPQGDTTYGGADPEDRRDGSEQQR; encoded by the coding sequence ATGTCCGTGCACAGCCACCAGGCGGCCCAATATCCGGCCGCCAACGCCGCGTTTGCGCCCGCTCAAGAACCGGCTCAGACACCGGCCTATCCGCGTCATGTCGTCACCGCCGTCCTGGTCGCCCACGACGGCGCCCGCTGGCTGCCCGACGCGCTGTCCGGTCTGCTCGGCCAGGAGCGCCCCGTCCAGGGCGTCATCGCGGCCGACACCGGCAGCGCCGACGACTCCGCCCGGCTGCTCACCGAGACTCTCGGCGACGAGCGGGTGCTGCATATGGCGCGCCGCAGCGGCTTCGGCACGGCCGTCGCCGAGGCGGTCCGTACGGCGCCGGTGCTCGGCCCCGAGGAGCTCACCTACCTCAAGCGCCCCAGCGGCTGGGACCCCGTCAACCGGACCTGGCGCGACGACGCGTACGACCTGCCGGAGCTGCCGCATGGCGAGCCCGTCCAGTGGCTGTGGCTGCTGCACGACGACTGCGCGCCCGAGCCCGACGCGCTGGCCGAGCTGCTGCGGGTCGTCGACGCCGAGCTCACCGCCAACCGCGAGCCCGCGATCGTCGGCCCCAAGCTGCGCGGCTGGTACGACCGCCGGCAGTTGCTCGAAGTCGGCGTCAGTATCGCCCGCAGCGGCCGCCGCTGGACCGGTCTGGAGCGGCGCGAGCAGGACCAGGGCCAGCACGACCAGGTGCGCCCCGTGCTGTCGGTGTCCAGCGCGGGCATGCTGGTGCGCCGCGATGTGTGGGAGGAGCTGGGCGGTTTCGACGCCCGGCTGCCCCTGATGCGGGACGACGTCGATCTGTGCTGGCGGGCCCAGGCGGCCGGCCACCAGGTGCTGATCGCTCCGGACGCCGTACTGCGGCACGCGGAGGCGTCGGCGCGCGAGCGGCGGCCCATCGACTGCGTGGGGCGCTCCGTGGCGAACCCCCATCGCGTGGACAAGGCCGGCGCCGTCTACACCCTGCTGGTCAACACCCGTGGCGCGCTACTGGCCTATGTGATGCTGCGGCTTCTGTTCGGCACGCTGCTGCGCACCCTGGCCTATCTCGTGGGCAAGGTGCCGGGGCAGGCCCTGGACGAAGTCGCCGGTCTCTTCGGCATCCTGCTGCGGCCGGGGCGGATCCTCGCCGCGCGCAAGCGCAGAGGCCGCCCCGCGGCGGAGCCGAGCGAGCTGCGGCCGCTGTTCCCGCCGCCCGGCGCGACCGTAAGGGCGACGGTCGAGCAGGTCGCCAGCAATATAGGCGGCCGTTCCGAGCCCGAACTGTCCTCCGGCGGGCGGCACGGCGCGGTCGAGTCCGGGCCCGGCGGCGATGACGCCGACTTCCTGGAGATCGAGCAGTTCGCCCGGCTCAAGCGGATCGCGCGCAAGCCCGGGCCGATGCTCTTCCTCGTCCTGCTGGTGGTCTCGCTGGTCGCCTGCCGGGATCTGCTCGGTGCGGGCGCGCTCGCGGGCGGCGCCCTGCTGCCCGCGCCCGCTCATGTCTCCGAGCTCTGGTCGAGCTATGTGGACGGCTGGCATCCGGTCGGCACCGGAGGAACGCAGTCCGCGCCGCCGTATCTGGCCGCCCTCGCCGCGCTGGGCACGGTCTTCCTGGGCTCCACGGGCTTCACACTGACCCTGCTGCTGGTCTGTTCGGTGCCGCTGGCCGGGTTCATCGCGTACTTCGCCTCGCGGCCGCTGGTCGAGTCCCGGCTGCTGCGCGCCTGGGGAAGCGTCGCGTACGCCTTCCTCCCGGCCGCGACCGGGGCGCTCGCGGGCGGGCGGCTCGGCACCGCCGTGCTCGCCATACTGCTGCCGCTGATGGCCCGGGCCGCGGCCGCCGCGAGCGGGTTCACCAGCAATGGGACGCGGCTGCCGAGCTGGCGGGCGGCGTGGGCGTACGCGCTGCTGCTGACGTTCACCATGGCCTTCACCCCGGTCGTCTGGCCGATGGCGCTCCTCCTGGGCGCGGGCGTGCTCGTCCTGCGCCACCGGCAGAGCGGCACCGAGCAGCTCATGGGGTACGGGCTGCGGTTCCTGACCGTGGTCGTCACCCCGCTCGTCGTGCTCGCCCCCTGGTCGCTGGACCTCCTTACCGACCCCGCCCGCTTCCTCGAGGAGGCCGGGCTGGACCGCGGCGCCGGCTCGGCGACCGCCCTGGACCTGCTCGCGCTCAGCCCCGGCGGCCCCAAGGGTGGCGGCACGCTGCTGCTGCTCGGCTTCGTGCTGGCCGCCCTCGCCGCCCTGATGCGCGGGGAGCGGCAGACGGTGGTGCGCACCGCGTGGGTCGTGGCGCTCACCGGCTTCCTCTTCGCGGCGTTCACGGGCGGCTCCGGTTGGGCCGGGCCCGCGACCCTCGTCTACGGCCTGGCGCTGCTGACCGCCGGTGTGGTCGGCGCAGAGAACGCACGCGAGCGGGTCGCGGCGCAGAGCTTCGGCTGGCGCCAGCCGGTGGCGCTGCTGATCGCGGTCGCCACCGTCGCCGCGCCGCTGTACGCCGCCGTCAGCTGGATGGTGAGCGGCGCGGACGGCCCGGTGGGGCGGCGCGACCCCTCGCAGGTTCCGGCGTTCGTGGCGGCCGAGAGCGCCACCGAGGACCAGGCCCGCACCCTGGTGCTCGGCGGCGGCAGCAGCGCCGCCCACGCCGACTACGCCCTGGTGCGCGGCTCCGGCGCCCGGCTGGGCGAGGGCGAACTCGCGGCGGCGGGCGGCGCCGACACCCGGCTCGACGGTGTCGTGGCCAATCTGATCGCGGGCTCCGGCGCCGACCAGACCCGTCAGCTCGGCGGCTACGCGGTGCGCTATGTGTACGTCCAGAAGGGCGCGCCGTCCGAGATGGAGCGGGTGCTGAACGCGACCCCGGGCCTCACCCAACTCAGCCGGGAGCACGGCGGGGTGCTGTGGCGGGTCGACCAGCGGGTCTCGCGGGTCTCCATCGTCCCGGCCGAGTCCTCGGGCCGCCCGGCGGGCGGGGCGGCGGCCAAGCCGGTGCATGTGGCGTCCGGCCCGGTCGAGGCGCACACCACGGTGCCGGACGGCACGGCCGGGCGGGTGCTGCGGATCGCCGACCGGTCCGCACCCGACTGGCAGGCCACGCTCGACGGCAAGCCGCTGAAGGCGACGACGGTCGACGGCTGGGCGCAGGGCTTCGAACTCCCGGCGACCGGCGGCCGGTTGGACCTCACCTACGACACGCCCATCACGCACACCGCGTGGGTGTGGGCGCAGGGGCTGCTCGCGGTCGTGCTGCTGGTGCTCGCGCTGCCGGGCCGCCGCCGGAACGTCGACGACGACCTGCCGGACGCGGAGGCCGCGGCCGCCGTCATCACCGCCGAGGACCTGGCGGGCGACGGACGCCGGGCGCGACGGCTGCGGGCCGCCGCGGAGGCGCAGGCCGTACAGGCCGAGGCCACCCAGGGGCGGCCGGACGCGGATCCGGCCGCCGCGGACGCGATGCCCCCGCGGCCGGACGAGATTCCGCCGCAGCCGGGCGAGCCACCGCTGCAGCCGCCCGCCGAGCCGGCCGCCATGGGTGACCCTTACGGCGACCAGGCGGTGGCGAACGATCCTTACGGCGACCAGGCGGTGGCGAACGATCCGTACGGCGACCAGACGGCCGCCGGTGACCCGTACGCGGCGGTGCCGCATCAGCAGCAGGCCGTACCGCACCAGCAGCAGTACGGGCAGCAGTGGGACGCCCAGACGTACGCCGACGCCGGATACGGCCAGTACCCGGCCGGTCAGTACCAGGGGGAGCAGTACCAAGGCGAGCAGTACCAGGGTGAGGGCTACCCGGGTCAGTACCCCGGCGGCCAGTACCCGGCCGGTGACTACCAGGGCGACTATCAGGACACCGGCTATCCGGCGGGCTACCAGGAGGGCCAGTACCAGGAGGGCCAGTACCCGGCGGACCCGTACGCGGGCGGCCAGTACGCCGACCCTTACGGCTACGACCAGCAGCAGCCCTACCCCGACGGCGGCTACCCCCCGCAGGGCGATACGACGTACGGCGGCGCCGACCCCGAGGACCGCCGCGACGGGAGCGAGCAGCAGCGATGA
- a CDS encoding WhiB family transcriptional regulator: MTELFQQLLVEEADEELGWQERALCAQTDPESFFPEKGGSTREAKKVCLACEVRSECLEYALANDERFGIWGGLSERERRRLKKAAV, encoded by the coding sequence ATGACCGAGTTGTTCCAGCAACTGCTGGTCGAAGAGGCGGACGAGGAGCTCGGTTGGCAGGAGCGCGCGCTGTGCGCCCAGACCGATCCGGAATCGTTCTTCCCGGAAAAGGGCGGATCCACGCGTGAGGCGAAGAAAGTCTGCCTTGCCTGTGAGGTCCGTTCCGAGTGCCTCGAGTACGCCCTCGCCAACGATGAGCGGTTCGGCATCTGGGGTGGTCTGTCCGAGCGCGAGCGCCGCCGACTGAAGAAGGCCGCCGTCTGA
- a CDS encoding cysteine dioxygenase encodes MNSDVQIAGDPLAIPHLLPPVPAHPSTVSAFAGLARTIAADRDGWASLVQYDATSRWYHRLRTGPGYEVWLLSWVPGQGSGAHDHGRSSGVLTVLQGELTERVGTRGVRHALRAGAQRVFAPGYVHDVVNDALEPAVSLHIYFPGLTEMPLHPTQSAELSAPTAPVAAPGTLGVPGR; translated from the coding sequence ATGAACAGCGACGTCCAGATCGCCGGTGACCCGCTCGCCATCCCGCATCTGCTGCCGCCCGTACCCGCGCACCCCTCCACCGTCTCCGCCTTCGCCGGCCTGGCCCGCACCATCGCGGCCGACCGCGACGGCTGGGCGTCCCTCGTCCAGTACGACGCCACCAGCCGCTGGTACCACCGGCTGCGCACCGGCCCCGGCTATGAGGTGTGGCTGCTCAGCTGGGTGCCAGGACAGGGCAGTGGAGCCCATGACCACGGCCGCTCCTCCGGGGTGCTGACCGTGCTCCAGGGCGAGCTCACCGAACGGGTGGGAACGCGCGGCGTGCGGCATGCGCTGCGCGCCGGCGCACAGCGTGTCTTCGCGCCCGGTTATGTGCACGACGTCGTCAACGACGCCCTCGAACCGGCCGTCAGCCTGCACATCTACTTCCCCGGGCTGACCGAGATGCCGCTGCACCCCACCCAGAGCGCCGAGTTGTCCGCCCCCACCGCCCCTGTCGCGGCCCCCGGCACGCTGGGCGTCCCGGGTCGCTGA
- the cofD gene encoding 2-phospho-L-lactate transferase has translation MRIVVLAGGIGGARFLRGLMSAAPDADITVIGNTGDDIHLFGLKVCPDLDTVMYTLGGGIHEEQGWGRADETFTVKEELAAYGVGPEWFGLGDRDFATHIVRTQMIGAGYPLSAVTEALCARWQPGVRLLPMTDDRVETHVLIDDPDAPDGESRKAVHFQEYWVRLRASVPAHAVVPVGADQAKPAPGVLEAIADADVVLFPPSNPVVSVGTILAVPGVREAIADAGIPVVGLSPIVGDAPVRGMADKVLAAVGVESTAAAVAKHYGSGLLDGWLVDTVDAGAVDEVEAAGIRCRAIPLMMTDLKATAAMAAEALMLAEEVRG, from the coding sequence ATGCGCATTGTGGTTCTGGCAGGCGGTATCGGCGGCGCCCGTTTCCTTCGCGGTCTGATGTCGGCGGCTCCGGACGCCGACATCACCGTCATCGGGAACACCGGCGACGACATCCACCTCTTCGGTCTCAAGGTCTGTCCCGACCTCGACACCGTGATGTACACCCTCGGCGGTGGCATCCACGAGGAGCAGGGGTGGGGCCGGGCCGACGAGACCTTCACCGTCAAGGAGGAGTTGGCGGCGTACGGGGTGGGGCCCGAGTGGTTCGGCCTCGGCGACCGCGACTTCGCCACGCACATAGTCCGTACGCAGATGATCGGCGCGGGCTACCCGCTGAGCGCCGTCACCGAGGCGCTGTGCGCCCGCTGGCAGCCGGGGGTGCGGCTGCTGCCCATGACGGACGACCGCGTCGAGACCCACGTCCTGATCGACGACCCGGACGCCCCGGACGGCGAGAGCCGTAAGGCCGTCCACTTCCAGGAGTACTGGGTGCGGCTGCGCGCCTCCGTGCCCGCCCACGCCGTCGTTCCCGTCGGCGCCGACCAGGCCAAGCCGGCGCCCGGCGTCCTGGAGGCCATCGCCGACGCCGACGTCGTCCTCTTCCCGCCGTCCAACCCGGTCGTCAGCGTCGGCACGATCCTCGCCGTGCCCGGCGTGCGCGAGGCCATCGCCGATGCCGGGATCCCGGTCGTGGGCCTGTCCCCCATCGTGGGCGACGCGCCGGTGCGCGGCATGGCCGACAAGGTGCTCGCCGCCGTCGGCGTCGAGTCCACCGCCGCCGCCGTCGCCAAGCACTACGGCTCCGGGCTGCTGGACGGCTGGCTCGTGGACACCGTGGACGCGGGCGCGGTCGATGAGGTCGAGGCCGCCGGGATCCGCTGCCGGGCAATCCCGCTGATGATGACGGACCTCAAGGCCACGGCGGCGATGGCGGCCGAGGCGCTGATGCTGGCGGAAGAGGTGCGGGGATGA
- a CDS encoding coenzyme F420-0:L-glutamate ligase produces the protein MSALRDGAGGVSGDAAQEPPSYQVWALPGMPEVRPGDDLAKLIADAATSGGLPGLAHGDVLLVTSKIVSKAEGRVVEATDREAAIDAETVRVVARRGRTRIVETRHGLVMAAAGVDASNTPPGTVLLLPEDPDASARAIRAGLREVLGVEVGVIVTDTFGRPWRTGVTDVAIGAAGVRVLDDLRGGVDAYGNALSATIVATADELAAAGDLVKGKAGGLPVAVLRGLPQVVAFEGLDDGADGLGGPDGLAGPDGLAGPDGLGGSDGLGGSDGLGGSDGQGVDEGARALVRGAADDMFRLGTSEAVREAVTLRRTVREFTDEPVDGAAVRRAVAAAVTAPAPHHTTPWRFVLLESEESRTRLLDAMRDAWIADLRGDGFSEESIAKRVRRGDVLRKAPYLVVPCLVADGAHTYPDPRRNTAEREMFVVAAGAGVQNLLVALAGEGLGSAWVSSTMFCRPVVREVLGLPDDWDPMGTVAVGQAAVRPTARPERGVEGFVVVR, from the coding sequence ATGAGCGCGTTGCGGGACGGGGCGGGTGGCGTGTCGGGTGACGCGGCGCAGGAGCCGCCGTCGTATCAGGTGTGGGCGCTGCCCGGTATGCCCGAGGTGCGGCCCGGTGACGACCTCGCCAAGCTCATCGCCGACGCCGCGACCTCCGGCGGTCTGCCGGGGCTCGCGCACGGCGATGTGCTGTTGGTCACCTCCAAGATCGTCAGTAAGGCGGAGGGGCGCGTCGTCGAGGCGACCGACCGTGAGGCGGCCATAGACGCCGAGACGGTGCGGGTCGTGGCGCGACGCGGCCGCACCCGGATCGTCGAGACCCGCCACGGCCTGGTCATGGCCGCCGCCGGAGTCGATGCCTCCAACACCCCGCCCGGGACCGTCCTGTTGCTCCCTGAAGACCCCGACGCCTCGGCGCGGGCGATCCGGGCCGGGCTGCGTGAAGTGCTCGGCGTGGAGGTCGGCGTCATCGTCACCGACACCTTCGGTCGACCGTGGCGGACTGGGGTCACCGACGTCGCCATCGGGGCGGCGGGGGTGCGGGTCCTGGACGATCTGCGCGGCGGCGTCGACGCGTACGGAAACGCGCTGAGCGCGACCATCGTCGCCACCGCCGATGAGCTGGCCGCGGCGGGTGACCTGGTCAAGGGCAAGGCCGGGGGGTTGCCGGTGGCGGTGCTGCGGGGGCTTCCGCAGGTGGTGGCGTTCGAGGGGCTGGACGACGGGGCTGATGGGCTTGGCGGACCGGATGGGCTTGCCGGACCGGATGGGCTTGCCGGACCGGATGGGCTTGGCGGGTCTGACGGGCTTGGCGGGTCTGACGGGCTTGGCGGGTCTGACGGGCAAGGGGTCGATGAAGGTGCGCGGGCGTTGGTGCGCGGTGCCGCGGACGACATGTTCCGGCTGGGCACCTCCGAGGCCGTACGGGAGGCCGTGACGCTGCGCCGTACGGTCCGGGAGTTCACCGACGAGCCGGTGGACGGCGCGGCGGTGCGGCGCGCGGTCGCCGCCGCCGTCACCGCGCCGGCGCCGCACCATACGACGCCGTGGCGCTTCGTTCTGCTGGAGTCGGAGGAGTCGCGGACGCGGTTGCTGGACGCGATGCGAGATGCCTGGATCGCCGACCTGCGGGGGGACGGCTTCTCGGAGGAGAGCATCGCCAAGCGGGTGCGGCGCGGCGATGTGCTGCGCAAGGCGCCGTACCTGGTGGTCCCGTGCCTGGTCGCGGACGGCGCCCACACCTATCCCGACCCGCGGCGGAACACGGCGGAGCGCGAGATGTTCGTGGTCGCGGCGGGCGCCGGGGTGCAGAACCTGCTGGTCGCGCTGGCGGGTGAGGGGCTGGGGTCGGCGTGGGTGTCATCCACGATGTTCTGCCGCCCGGTGGTGCGTGAGGTACTGGGTCTGCCGGACGACTGGGACCCGATGGGCACGGTCGCGGTGGGCCAGGCGGCAGTTCGGCCGACGGCGCGGCCGGAGCGGGGGGTCGAGGGGTTCGTGGTGGTGCGGTAG
- a CDS encoding DNA-3-methyladenine glycosylase family protein codes for MCVRRTWSPSGPCDLARNLGVLQRGPGDPAFQVGADGAFWRASRTPVGPGTIRIARKGEEVEGRAWGPGAEWLLDGLPALLGADDDPSAFVPRHRLVHEAHRRHPGLRLIRTGLVLESLIPSILEQKVTGVEAYRAWRLLLQRHGEPAPGPAEGMRMRVMPDPRTWALIPSWEWHRAGVDTKRSSTILRAVRVARRLEEAASMDLATASARLQLIPGIGPWTAAETLQRSNGTPDAITVGDLHLPQIVGYALTGERGADDEAMLELLAPYAGQRYRATRLILLSGRTPPRRAPRFAVRDFRTM; via the coding sequence GTGTGTGTGAGACGTACCTGGAGCCCTTCAGGGCCCTGCGACCTCGCGCGTAACCTCGGCGTGCTGCAGCGAGGCCCAGGGGATCCCGCGTTTCAGGTCGGCGCGGACGGCGCCTTCTGGCGGGCAAGCCGGACACCGGTCGGGCCCGGGACCATACGGATCGCGCGCAAGGGTGAGGAGGTCGAAGGCCGGGCCTGGGGGCCGGGTGCGGAGTGGCTGCTGGACGGCCTGCCCGCCCTCCTCGGGGCGGACGACGACCCGTCCGCGTTCGTACCCCGCCATCGGCTCGTCCACGAGGCGCACCGCCGCCACCCCGGTCTCCGGCTCATCCGCACCGGGCTGGTCCTGGAATCCCTGATTCCCTCGATCCTCGAGCAGAAGGTCACCGGCGTCGAGGCGTACCGCGCCTGGCGGCTACTGCTCCAGCGCCATGGCGAGCCCGCGCCCGGTCCGGCCGAGGGGATGCGGATGCGGGTCATGCCCGATCCGCGTACCTGGGCGCTGATCCCGTCGTGGGAGTGGCACCGCGCGGGCGTGGACACCAAGCGCTCCTCGACGATCCTGCGGGCCGTCCGGGTCGCCCGACGGCTCGAGGAGGCCGCGTCCATGGACCTCGCCACCGCCTCCGCCCGGCTGCAACTGATCCCGGGCATCGGGCCCTGGACGGCGGCGGAGACCCTGCAGCGCAGCAATGGCACCCCGGACGCGATCACGGTCGGGGATCTGCATCTGCCGCAGATCGTCGGCTACGCGCTCACTGGAGAGCGGGGTGCGGACGACGAGGCGATGCTCGAACTCCTGGCCCCCTACGCGGGCCAGCGCTACCGCGCGACCCGGCTGATCCTCCTGTCCGGCCGCACCCCACCCCGCCGCGCCCCCCGCTTCGCGGTCCGAGACTTCCGGACGATGTAG